CAACACTTGTGGACCTTGGTTGATAACACCGTACCACGATATCCATGTGATTAATTTAAATTAAACAGACAAAATTGTAAACGAATCAAAATCAACTCGTGTCATCTTTTGTTGCATGAGATCaaatatttgatttcatttccactacaatttattttatgtgttttttgtttgaGTTATAATAGACATGAAGATTACTTGTAATcgcgaacaaaaaacaacttttcGTTCCAATTTCCCATTATTCTAGTTAGCTTAGTATTAGAATATTAGTTTCGCAAGGTTAGAGTTGGTAATTTTCGAATATATGTATGTTTGTGTCCGTCTCGAAAATTGcaattaatttttgtttcgtATTTATTTCCTAAGGTGGCACTCCGATTATACCCGATCCAATCGGTATCGGGGCAACCACAATTGTCGAACGGAAGAAGCAAGTCCTAGGCATACCCACAACAGCCACGGCTTCCTCTACCATTCGAATTCCTGTCCTGGAACTGGATTCTACCAGTACATCTGGGACGAACAGTAATTCCACTTCCGCTTGTGGGAACAATGGAACATCGAGCCATCAGCAAAACGGTGAAGCACCATCCAATACCGCGAGTAGTAGTGGTGGCAATGGCCAGGATATATACACGAATCGAGCCAAACAGGAGGTGTATGTGATGCAAAGGATACAGGAACTCCAGAAAGAAGGTTTATGGAGCGAAAAGCGACTTCCCAAAGCGCAAGAGCCCCAGCGGCCAAAGGCACATTGGGATTATCTTTTGGAGGAGATGGTATGGCTGGCAGCTGATTTTGCTCAGGAGCGCAAATGGAAGAAAGCTGCGGCGAAGAAGTGCGCTCGAATGGTCCAAAAACATTTCCAGGATAAAGCGATGGCCGCTCAGCGAGCTGAAAAAGCACAAGAACTTCAGCTCAAACGAATTGCGGCTTTTGTTGCGAAAGAGATCAAAATTTTTTGGGGGAATGTCGAAAAGTTGGTTGAGTACAAACAACAAACCAAACTGGATGAAAAACGCAAGAAAGCTCTCGATCAACAACTTAGCTTCATTGTAGATCAAACAGAGAAATATTCCCAACAATTGGTGGAGGGTATGAACAAAACTCCAGCGTTGGCAGATCGTAATACGAGCAAAGCAAACAGTCTAAACTCCAGCCGAATATCTTCACCGCTCCCGAAAAATGTTTCCGACGAGGAATTTCATCCAGATACCGAGAATTCTGACGACGACGAAGAAACCATCGCCAAGGCTGAAGCAGAAGCCACGGGAACGAATGAAGAGGTGGCGGCTTTGCAGCGGGAGTCAGAAATGGATCTTGATGACTTCCTCAAAAATCTCCCTAAAGATTATCTCGAGAATAGAGACAAGATTTTGCTATCGGTAAGGAATACTGGGTGAAGTTTGGGGAGTATTATGACAATTCTAATGCTATTATTTTCAGGAGCATGGAGATAGTGGGAAGGAGAGCGAGGAAAATGATAAAGATTTCACAGCTGATGAAGACAGCACCGACGATGAGGATACCATTATGGAACAGGAAAAACAGGAAAAGGACAACGATCATCGTAAAGAGATCGACGAGTTGAATGTGAGTTCTAtttgtgacaaaaaattatatgttctaataattttgtttttggtaAAACAGGCGGAAAATGAAATGAGTATCGAAGaacttatgaaaaaatatggacatCCGCCCAAAACTGAAGAAAAAATGGAAGTGGATTCAGATGACAGTCAAAGTGACGTCGAGGACGAGTCCAAACTGTCGAGTTCTGAGCAGAACTCAGAGGAAGAGCAAAACTCGTCGTCATCGGATGAAAATGTGGAACAACAGGACCTAAATGAGGGAGAGGATATCGGCCTCAAGCTTCTTTTGGACGATGAGATGGCTAAAAAAAGCCAGAGTGAGAAGGACGAGATGCTTAATGATGCGGCTGCCATTGCTGAAAGTATCCAACCGAAGGGAAATACGCTTTCTTCGACCAGTGTTGTCACGCCAATCCCGTTCTTATTGAAGCACACTCTACGAGAGTACCAGCATATAGGGCTCGATTGGTTAGTGACTATGCACGACCGTAAACTGAATGGGATCCTAGCGGACGAGATGGGCTTGGGAAAAACAATTCAAACCATTTCGTTGCTAGCGCACTTGGCTTGCATGAAGGCTAACTGGGGACCGCACCTAATTATTGTTCCATCTTCTGTAATGCTCAACTGGGAAATGGAATTCAAGAAGTGGTGTCCAGGTTTCAAAATTCTCACATACTATGGCTCCCAAAAAGAGCGAAAACTGAAACGGACAGGATGGACGAAAGTGAATGCATTCCATGTGTGTATAACATCGTACAAGCTAGTGATACAGGACCATCAAAGTTTCAGGCGAAAAAAGTGGAAGTATCTCATTCTGGATGAGGCACAGAATATAAAGAACTTCAAGTCACAGCGCTGGCAGTTACTGTTAAATTTCCAAACCGAACAGTGAGTATTATTAATTTcctaatggtttttttttatcttgtaattttttttataaatgatgaACACTTACACAGTATCTGATTAATTTTGAGAATCTGTTTTAGAAACTCAGGATTATTTTCCAGATGACAATCGAGGCATTTGTCTGATGTAATATTATCAGCAATTCAATGAAAAAGATCTAGATCTAAAATGGCTCTTATTTTGCTTAAACCCCGTATTTGAATATTTGTTTCTTCTAGAAGAAGATAAGATACGAATTTTTGACGTAAGAtcacgtctaacaggaatatgtgggatgtgaaatgaaaatctaaaaactgaACATGTAAGAAatattgaaagatttttttgatatatcgcaaagatgtttgcatcaattgattggaagTATTTCTACGCATTTATCACAACaaggaaaattatataatttttagacaaacaattgaataattgtaaaatgtcaaggtGCTTCTGTTGCGGAGAGGTGAGCGTCCCACCTATCATGCCGGggggttcggattcgattcTCGTTTTGTCCTGGGGTTTTTTTTGTCGAAGAAAATTGCTTTAACCGAGTTTTTGTGTGTGATGGTTCCGGTGACAACACCGATAATGTTCCATGAAAAACGCTAAGACGTAGGTTTACATACCGTTAGGTGAAGAGTGTTCGTGTATGTTTaatcagggtgtcgactacctggaaacccttgaaaatcagggaatatcagagaATTCATAAAATGTCAGAGAATATCAGGAAATTTCGtcaccaatctggaaaaaatgcAATTCCGACGATTATAATTTTGATTACTGCAGTAATCAGAAGACAatgatgcgaaaaaaaaattattggacTGTAGGTTTTTCAGTATGTAGTTTGGTTTTGTCAGTAGGTGAAGTTAGTCCTTCAGAAGGCTTCTACATTCGCGCTGTTTCTGCTGGCAGTTGGCAGATATGTATGCGTAAGCGGATACATTTTTCTGGCATTCTTTCCCAACTGTTAACTGAATCGAAAATATggatttttggcaattttcatagCCAATTTTCAAGTCGTCATTATCGTTTGTTTCGACGAGTCTTTGAACAAGTCTATAAAGAGGTTGCAAATAGATCTGAATGTCAGATTTTGAGATGAAGATGAGTAGGGAAGTCTGGACTTTCAAAATGGAAAAGAAAAACTTTTGAATTTAGGTGCAATCCACAATATTTCACATGGTGCGACAAATGATGGATGGATACAAAAAACTCGTCAACATTTTATGATAGATAAATCCTGCAGTTTCGTCTGGTATGCGAAAGGATGTTACTGGTTTCCGACATTGATTCCGAACAAAAATTGGCTGGAAAACGATTCGAGAAGCTTTTGACTGTGACACTGAAAAGGTTGTGCTATGCGACAAGTTTATGATGATGGAGATCAATACAAATGTCGATCTCGAAATTCTCGTTCTCTTTATCTAGCAGACAAGGAAAGTTGAAGAAAAGAAGGTTTTGCAGTCTCGTGAAATTGATCCGACAGACCTTCGAAAATTTCATCATTTAAGCTgagaaaatgttttaaaaactataagtaCAGAACTAATAGAAAATTTGATTGCTGGTATCCAtctggatttttttctgaaaaattactggaaaatcagggaatatcagggatttttttttgagttttgagtCGTGTAGTGTCTGCTCAAAATAGATTGTCACAGGATCTAACGGGACAATATAGTTTCGAGATAGAAATAGCGAAGAGTTGATAGAGAGCGGTCGAATATACGCTGTGTTGCAGTGCGAAGAATAAACGTTATTGCTATTTTAAGTTTTCCTTATGTTTCTGTTTACTACAGCAGTGTATGTCAAGAACAAAGGTACATCACGTTCATTGGCAATACGGATACGAAAACTTCGGCATAtagccagcttgtgtattgttctcgcgagaacaataaaaATCATGAATTGAAAAATCTTCAGGCGATTCAATAAAACCACGCATACTATCGGTCctcaaaacatcaaaacattCCACTAAAGAGATTTTTTAAAAAGTTTGATGCTTTCTATAGTAATACCcgaaataaaaatcgattttttaataattttttgctGGAGAGCGaaagcttgtgtgaatttagggGTGTGTTCGGTTTTTTTAGTGACTTGTTTCGATCGTTTAGTTAGTTTTTGTGAATTCCATAATCACAGATTGATCGATTTGTTTTCAAATATAGTCTTTAAACTAGTTCCCTCACATCTAACATTGGAAAATGCTGATTAGAAGATACTCAATGGAGTGTCTAAGATTGATGTAACGATCATTCGCATAGATAATTTTGTCATATTAACAATTATACCACTATGCACATAAAACAGAACAAAGAAAACACGACAGTGGACTTTGGACACTTTGCACCAAACGATAGACCCTAGAACAGTGATTGCTTTGAAATGGACAGGCGTGAATACCTGCAATGAAGCAGAATCAAATACATATTGAaagaataattttaaaactatcaaatttattttaaaaatattaaattaatttttcgaacaaaaattaaaatgaaaataatttattggACTTCAAttaacatatttaaaaaaaactccggAAATGCTCTCTGCTCTCATGGATTCGCTTACATGATCTGCTTCAGTAACTGCTTCGTTTTGGTATCTCATCTGTGAGAAATGaataataatgttaaaaatttgCAAATCATATTACTCTGGAATAAATACTCACGACATATTTCATCAGTACTATAGGGAATCCAGTAGGTCCAACTATGGACAGGAGATTCGCCTTGGAGGCTCGCAAATACTCAAAAAAAACGCAAGataaaatatattaataaagttatgaacagaaaaacaaaacaatcaaatATAGTATAAAGCATGATTCAAGAAAATTATTATCATCAAACGGGTTATTGTAAATATAccatgaaatatataaaaaatggcATCAAACATCGCAACATTAATTAATGTAAAGTTCAACAATACACAGAAAACGATAAcagaacaaataataaaaaaactacaatgaaaacaaaaacgaaaataaatcaactaaaaccacaatgTAGAACTCTAAgtaaaaaacataataaaagcaGAGGCTACAAAAAAACATCACTacaactaatcaatcaaaatcAACAAAGGAAAAATCTAAAACCACAATACAGAAATCTGAATAAAAAACCACAACaaaatacagaaatatattaaaactgaatgcaacaaacgaacaaaaataaaGACTACAATAACAACTCACAACAATAACCAAAAACCATAACATAAAATTGATTCCGCTATCTCGCCTATCATTAATAGTAAGGATTCAAAACGACAACGATTGAGAAAACTTACCCCTTTTGTCGCTTTCAGTCGTTGATTTTCCTGCCGCAGTTTGATATTCTCTGCTTGCGCCTTCCGAAGATCTCTCTCAAACTTCATTCTCTGGAACACCGCCATCTCCATCTCCGTTGCATCCAATGGCTCCCAGTCGAACAAATCCTCGTCATCATCAACGAGAATTACTTCACTGGGAACCAGAGGTGGAGGCGTTTCATCTTCAATCATTCGCTCGTTCCACTGCTGCATCTGGTTTGGCTTTAAAATTGGCTGCAAAAAAGAGTTTTGTTAGTATCATACAACACACTCAGAAATAATTTTTGTTACCTTGATGACGGAGCGTTTTCCATTCGATTCTCCATGCACTCCGGGTTCCCGGTTGGCCAAAGAGCGTTTTGGGACTAACGACCCGGTGGGAATCTTGGACGTGAATGCCGCTCGCTGCATATTGAATGGTGATGGGATTTATACTTGCTTCAATCTTCAAAGTATAAACCTCAGTGAGAAAACGTATTGCACAAACAAAAAGCTTGCTTAGATCGAATTAGTAATTAGGAAATGAAATCGGGTCTTCATTGTTTTTTCGTCACCATGACATTGTATGTTATGTCATGTGCAAGATGATTTTGTTGTGATTCTGGTGATGGTATGTAAATTAAGTTAATTATTAACTAGTTTCAAGCTTTAAATATAATTTCTTGCAGCTTTATTGAGTATGGTAGAATTCATCATCTTCaatggaaaattgaaatgaacaCAGCAAGAATCATCTTTATGGAAACTGCCGAACCTAGTGAATCCATTTTTGTGGGTGTGTTGCAAAATGCTTGCACAGTTTTCGGAAGAATTACCTCAAAATGGCATTCAACCTTATCGCTCGGAATAAAGCATTGTCGACCAAGAAGGAATCTATGAAATGGAAGAGCCAAAGAGACGTTTCTCTTGGTGAATATTTCTAGTGTAAAATAACAGTTGAGAACTAGTAACCATAAGGTGTTCAATAAGTGTTATTTTGAAGAGCCGCGATTCTTTGCTTGGACCAATTGTTTGTTGTTCTGGTTAGCTTTTGTACGTCAAACCGGCGAAGATGTTAATTCGCGACATGATGATTATGTCGCGCGTGCTCTGGTGTTCAATCCGGAAACCGAATTGCTCTTCCGATAGTGTTCCGATACGTTCCACATACGTTAACGACTGTTTAcaatcgtctccaaaacctttTTGTAAAGCGGCAATATGTCTATCGATCTGGCTTCGTTGATTTCGGTAGTTTTGGTATAGGAATCACCCCCGTCTTCTTCCATGCTTCTGGGAACATACCATGCTGAAGAAACCCGTTCACTATAAGACGTGGTTGGTTCGCAATTACAATCAATGAATCAATCATCACTCCCTTCGTAACATTGTCTACGCCAGCGCAATCTTTTAGAGATGTAATTGTTTGCTTTAGCTTCCACATACTGATTGGTTCAGTAATTCATATTCTTATTTCTTATGGTTTTCTTATGGCTTCCAATGAAAACTTtcgtatctttgaaaaaatagtagtTAATAGTTGAAATGTAGATcctagtggaacttttgcctcctTAACGTAGGTATTGCTCgcgttatttttattagcaGTCCTTAGTTGAGAatattacgccgaaaaaaaacgtcTTGAATGCAGTGGCGTCTTGTGAGTAAATTGACTAGTTGTGCACCTACACGGTGACCCAAAACTTTTATTCAAAACTGCAAAATGGGGGTTGATTAGTGCTCGAATTTCAAGCATTTCTGAGTCTTATTCTAAATTTGAGCTATTTTTCATAGTCGTGCGTAATTTATATATGTTGtatataaattcaatacaaCATTGCATACGTTTAGGCGCGCAATGGAATATGATAGGATGTTTCTCAAATATTACAGTGTTGATTTCGgggacaaattatttttttgattaaaTTTCTTCTAGTGTTTCAGTAGTGAAATTATTTGTTCTGTGCGATGGGCAAATCGGTCAATTATGTTTGCCAAAAATACTTTATAGTTGGAGCTCGAGAAGCATTGTGTTTATAATAGCCATAAGTATAAATCTTTAAACTATAAAGTTCCCTCACATCTAGCATTGGAAAATGCTGATTTGGAGATACTCAATGGAGTGCCTAAGATTGATGTAACGACCATTCGCACAGATAATTTTGTCATATTAACAATTATACCACTATGCATATAAAACAGAACAAAGAAAACACGAAAGTGGACTTTGGACACGCGTGAATACCTGCAATGAAGCAGAATCAAAcacatattaaaaaataattttaaaactatcaaatttattttaaaaatattaaattaatttttcgaacaaaaattaaaatgaaaataatttattggACTTCAAttaacatatttaaaaaaatctccgGAAATGCTCTCTGCTCTCATGGATTCGCTTGCATGATCTGCTTCAGTAACTGCTTCGTTCTGGTATCTCATCTGTGAGAAATGaataataatgttaaaaatttgCAAATCATATTACTCTGGAATAAATACTCACATCATATTTCATCAGTACTATAGGGAATCCAGTAGGTCCAACTATGGACAGGAGATTCGCCTTGGAGGCTCGCAAATACTCAAAAAAacgcaagaaaaaatatattaataaagttatcaacgaaaaaaaaacaaaacaatcaaatATAGTATAAAGCATGATTCAAGAAAATTATTATCATCAAACGGGTTATTGTAAATATAccatgaaatatataaaaaatggcATCAAACATCGCAACATTAAATAATGTAAAGTTCAACAATACACAGAAAACGATAAcagaacaaataataaaaaaaaaactacaatgaaaacaaaaacgaaaataaatcaactaaaaccacaatgTAGAACTCTAAGTAAAATACATAATAAAAGCAGaggctacaaaaaaaaaaacatcactacaactaatcaatcaaaatcAACAAAGGAAAAATCTAAAACCACAATACAGAAATCTGAATAAAAAACCACAACaaaatacagaaatatattaaaactgaatgcaacaaacgaacaaaaataaaGACTACAATAACAACTCACAACAATAACCAAAAACCATAACATAAAATTGATTCCGCTATCTCGCCTATCATTAATAGTAAGGATTCAAAACGACAACGATTGAGAAAACTTACCCCTTTTGTTGCTTTCAGTCGTTGATTTTCCTGCCGCAGTTTGATATTCTCTGCTTGCGCCTTCCGAAGATCTCTCTCAATCTTCATTCTCTGGAACACCGCCATCTCCATCTCCGTTGCATCCAATGGCTCCCAGTCGAACAAATCCTCGTCATCATCAACGAGAATTACTTCACTGGGAACCAGAGGTGGAGGCGTTTCATCTTCAATCATTCGCTCGTTCCACTGCTGCATCTGGTTTGGCTTTAAAATTGGCTGCAAAAAAGAGTTTTGTTAGTATCATACAACACACTCAGAAATAATTTTTGTTACCTTGATGACGGAGCGTTTTCCATTCGATTCTCCATGCACTCCGGGTTCCCGGTTGGCCAAAGAGCGTTTTGGGACTAACGACCCGGTGGGAATCTTGGACGTGAATGCCGCTCGCTGCATATTGAATGGTGATGGGATTTATACTTGCTTCAATCTTCAAAGTATAAACCTCAGTGAGGAAACGTATTGCACAAACAAAAAGCTTGCTTAGATCGAATTAGTAATTAGGAAATGAAATCGGGTCTTCATTGTGTTTTCGTCACCATGACATTGTATGTTATGTCATGTGCAAGATGATTTTGTTGTGATTCTGGTGATGGTATGTAAATTAAGTTAATTATTAACTAGTTTCAAGCTTTAAATATAATTTCTTGCAGCTTTATTGAGTATGGTAGAATTCATCTTCTTCaatggaaaattgaaatgaacaCAGCAAGAATCATCTTTATGGAAACTGCCGAACCTAGTGAATCCATTTTTGTGGGTGTGTTGCAAAATGCTTGCACAGTTTTCGGAAGAATTACCTCAAAATGGCATTCAACCTTATCGCTCGGAATAAAGCATTGTCGACCAAGAAGGAATCTATGAAATGGAAGAGCCAAAGAGACGTTTCTCTTGGTGAATATTTCTAGTGTAAAATAACAGTTGCGAACTAGTAACCATAAGGTGTTCAATAAGTGTTATTTTGAAGAGCCGCGATTCTTTGCTTGGACCAATTGTTTGTTGTTCTGGTTAGCTTTAGTATGTCAAACCGGCGAAGATGTACAATCAATGAATCAATCATCACTCCCTTCGTAACATTGTCTACGTCAGCGCAATCTTTTAGAGATGTAACTGTTTGCTTTAGCTTCCACATACTGATTGGTTCAGTAATTCATATTCTTACCTCTTATGGTTTTCTTATGGCTTCCAATGAAAACTTtcgcatctttgaaaaaatagtagtTAATAGTTGAAATGTAGATcctagtggaacttttgcctcctTAACGTAGGTATTGCTCgcgttatttttattagcaGTCCTTAGTTGAGAATATTACGCCGAAAaaacacgtcttgaatgcagTGGCGTCTTGTGAGTAAATTGACTAGTTGTGCACCTACACGGTGACCCAAAACTTTTATTCAAAACTGCAAAATGGGGGTTGATTAGTGCTCGAATTTCAAGCATTTCTGAGTCTTTTTCTAAATTTGAGCTATTTTTCATAGTCGTGCGTAATTTATATATGTTGtatataaattcaatacaaCATTGCATACGTTTAGGCGCGCAATGGAATATGATAGGATGTTTCTCAAATATTACAGTGTTGATTTCGgggacaaattatttttttgattaaaTTTCTTCTAGTGTTTCAGTAGTGAAATTATTTGTTCTGTGCGATGGGCAAATCGGTCAAttatgttttccaaaaaatactttAAAGTTGGAGCTCGAAAAGCATTGTGTTTATAATAGCCATAAGTATAAATCTTTAAACTATAAAGTTCCCTAACATCTAGCATTGGAAAATGCTGATTTGGAGATACTCAATGGAGTGCCTAAGATTGATGTAACGACCATTCGCACAGATAATTTTGTCATATTAACAATTATAACACTATGCATATAAAACAGAACAAAGAAAACACAAAAGTGGACTTTGGACACGCGTGAATACCTGCAATGAAGCAGAATCAAAcacatattaaaaaataattttaaaactatcaaatttatttaaaaaatattaaattaatttttcgaacaaaaattaaaatgaaaataatttattggACTTCAAttaacatatttaaaaaaatctccgGAAATGCTCTCTGCTCTCATGGATTCGCTTGCATGATCTGCTTCAGTAACTGCTTCGTTTTGGTATCTCATCTGTGAGAAATGaataataatgttaaaaatttgCAAATCATATTACTCTGGAATAAATACTCACGACATATTTCATCAGTACTATAGGGAATCCAGTAGGTCCAACTATGGACAGGAGATTCGCCTTGGAGGCTCGCAAATACTCAAAAAAacgcaagaaaaaatatattaataaagttatcaacgaaaaaaaacaaaacaatcaaatATAGTATAAAGCATGATTCAAGAAAATTATTATCATCAAACGGGTTATTGTAAATATAccatgaaatatataaaaaatggcATCAAACATCGCAACATTAAATAATGTAAAGTTCAACAATACACAGAAAACGATAAcagaacaaataataaaaaaaaaactacaatgaaaacaaaaacgaaaataaatcaactaaaaccacaatgTAGAACTCTAAGTAAAATACATAATAAAAGCAGaggc
The Toxorhynchites rutilus septentrionalis strain SRP chromosome 2, ASM2978413v1, whole genome shotgun sequence genome window above contains:
- the LOC129771641 gene encoding uncharacterized protein LOC129771641 produces the protein MQRAAFTSKIPTGSLVPKRSLANREPGVHGESNGKRSVIKPILKPNQMQQWNERMIEDETPPPLVPSEVILVDDDEDLFDWEPLDATEMEMAVFQRMKIERDLRKAQAENIKLRQENQRLKATKGVSFLNRCRFESLLLMIGEIAESILCYGFWLLL
- the LOC129771643 gene encoding uncharacterized protein LOC129771643, whose protein sequence is MQRAAFTSKIPTGSLVPKRSLANREPGVHGESNGKRSVIKPILKPNQMQQWNERMIEDETPPPLVPSEVILVDDDEDLFDWEPLDATEMEMAVFQRMKFERDLRKAQAENIKLRQENQRLKATKGVSFLNRCRFESLLLMIGEIAESILCYGFWLLL